The nucleotide window CTGGGGGTGGTCACCGGGCAGGGCTTCGCGGTGGTGCCCGGCCCCCGCATCCCCCGCGAGCGCACGATCGTCTACGAGGCCCATGTCAAGGGCCTGACCCACGACCTGCCCGGGGTCCCCGAGCACCTGCGCGGCACCTACGCCGGCCTGGCCCACTCCGCCACTGTGGAGCACCTCAAGAAGCTGGGCGTGACCACGATCGAGCTGCTGCCCATCCATGCGGCCTTCACCGAGCCCTTCCTGGCCAAGAAGGGCCTGACGAACTACTGGGGCTACTCCACTCTCAGCTACTTCGCCCCCGAGCCCTCCTATGCCACGGCCGCCTCCCAGGCCGCCGGCCCCCAGGCGGTGCTCGACGAGGTGCGCGGCATGGTCTCGATCCTGCACGAGGCCGGCCTGGAGGTCGTTCTCGACGTCGTGTACAACCACACCTGTGAGGGCGGCATGGACGGGCCGAGCCTGAGCCTGCGGGGCCTGGACAACCTGGACTACTACCTGCACGGCCCCCACCGCCCGGCCCAGTACGTGGATGTCACGGGCACGGGCAACACGGTGGACTTCCGCTCCTCGCGGGCCGTCCAGCTGGCCCTGGACTCGCTGCGGTACTGGGCCGGGGAGGTGGGCGTGGACGGCTTCCGCTTCGACCTGGCGGTGACCCTGGGGCGCCACGCCTCGGAGTTCACCTCACGCCACCCGCTGCTGGTGGCCATGGCCAGTGACCCGATCCTCAGCGGGGTCAAGCTCATCACCGAGCCCTGGGACGTGGGGCCGGGAGGCTGGCGCACCGGCCAGTTCCCCGAGCCCTTCCAGGACTGGAACGACCACTTCCGGGACACGGTGCGCTCCTTCTGGCTGCATGACGCCTCGGAGATGTCCAAGGGCCGCCTGGGCTCGGACCTGCGGGACCTGGCCACGCGGCTGGCGGGCAGCGCGGACCTGTTCGGCTACGGGGAGTACCCCGGTGGGCGTGGGCCGCTGGGGTCGGTCAACTTCATCACCGCCCATGACGGCTTCTCTCTGCGCGACCTGGTGTCCTACGACCACAAGCACAACCTGGCGAACAAGGAGGACAACCGCGACGGCTCCAACAACAACCGCTCCTGGAACCACGGGCACGAGGGGCCGGTGGTCGAGGGGATGAACCAGGGCCCCATCGAGGTGCTGCGGCGCCGCTCCATGCGCAACATGATGGGCACGCTGCTGCTGAGCGCCGGGACCCCCATGCTCACCGGCGGTGACGAGCTGGGCCGCACCCAGGAGGGCAACAACAACTGCTACTGCCAGGACTCCCCGCTGTCCTGGGTGAACTGGGATCTGGAGACCTGGCAGCGCGACATGGTTGCCACCACCCGCTTCCTCATCCACATGCGCCACGCCCACCCGGTGGTCCGTCCCGACCGCTTCGCCACGGGCCAGGTCCTGGAGGGCGACACGATCCCCGACCTGTCCTGGTTCGGTGGGGATGGGGAGCAGATCGACGCCGTGTCCTGGCATGACCCGCATGTCCGGGTGGTCCAGATGCTGCGCTCGGGGCGCCCCTGGGGCGACCAGGACCTCCTGGTCATCGTCAACGGATCCCTGGATCAGGCCGAGGTGCTCCTGCCCGATGCGCACGGCACGGACTGGCATCTGGCCTGGGACTCCTCCTGGTCGGCGCCCCAGCCCCACACCTCCCCCTTCTCCATGGCGCGCCGGGTCAGCCGCCCCTCCCCCGAGCCGGGGGCCGAGGCCGCCGGCGCTCGCGCCGGCGGCGGGCAGGAGGGCCGCCAGGCTCCCACCGCCGTCCACAACTGCCGCCAGGACCGCCCCGGGGACGTCACCTCCCTGGACGCCCTGTCCCTGCGGGTCTACTTCTCGGGCGAGCCCCTCCAGACCCTGGCCCCCTCCGGGCCTGCGGACTGAGGCCCGCCCGCCTGCCCGGGATAGCGCCGGTCCCGCCGCCTTCCCGGGGCTCCGTGCCGCCACTGGGCACGCGGGAGCGGGCCCGGTGGGGCCGGGCCTGGGTACCATGGCGGGGCCCGTAGTCCCGACCATATGAGCCGAGCACTATGCGACACACCTTGCAGCGAGCCTGGGATCATCTGAGCCCCGACCCCACCGGCATGGTCCTGGGGGCCCTGTTCTTCATCCTGGCCCTGACCCCCTCCCTGCTGCCGCGCGACATCCTGTTCCAGGGGGTCGCCTGCGGGCTGTGCGCCGCCAACGGGCACCTGCTGGGGGTGTGGCTGTCGTGGAACTGGCGCACCTGGGTGCGCCCGCTGGTGGAGGCGCTGTGGGCCTCCAGCGGCCGGAGCCTGCCGACCTGGGTGCCCCGGTGGCGCCGGCGCGTGGAGACGACCATCACCGCCGCCGTCGTGCTGGGGCTCAACGGGATCCTGCTGCTGGCGGTGTCCTGGCAGCGGCAGGTCGCGGCCCTGACCGACTCCCAGGCCTACACCCCGGCCCAGTACCTGCTGGTCTTCCCGGTGGGCTTCGGCCTGTGGCTGGCCCTGATGGCGGTGGGGCGGGCGATCCTGCGGCTGGAGGCCTGGCTGCGCTCCTGGCTGCCGGGGCGCCTGCCGGCCCCGGCCCGCTCATTCTTCTCCTGGGCCCTGGTCCTGGTGCTCGTCTTCGCCATGGTCAACCATGCGATCCCCGGAGCCATCGGCCGGGGCGCGGAGGCCGCCTTCTCGGTGCGCAACGACGCCGAGCCGCCGTCGGTGGTGCGGCCCACCGCCGCGGAGCGCTCCGGCTCGCC belongs to Actinomyces capricornis and includes:
- the glgX gene encoding glycogen debranching protein GlgX, with the translated sequence MSTTPPALLPAPRAEHDASARHTLGAVLTGDGADFVVHASHASAVDLCLLTTDAQGRIVEETRVGMHGPRRGTWGAHVPGVRAGQRYGYRVHGQWAPHEGLLHNPRKLLLDPYARALDGQVRLGPEIYAHEVTEDLSPIGEHWQPSGLDSAGSTALGVVTGQGFAVVPGPRIPRERTIVYEAHVKGLTHDLPGVPEHLRGTYAGLAHSATVEHLKKLGVTTIELLPIHAAFTEPFLAKKGLTNYWGYSTLSYFAPEPSYATAASQAAGPQAVLDEVRGMVSILHEAGLEVVLDVVYNHTCEGGMDGPSLSLRGLDNLDYYLHGPHRPAQYVDVTGTGNTVDFRSSRAVQLALDSLRYWAGEVGVDGFRFDLAVTLGRHASEFTSRHPLLVAMASDPILSGVKLITEPWDVGPGGWRTGQFPEPFQDWNDHFRDTVRSFWLHDASEMSKGRLGSDLRDLATRLAGSADLFGYGEYPGGRGPLGSVNFITAHDGFSLRDLVSYDHKHNLANKEDNRDGSNNNRSWNHGHEGPVVEGMNQGPIEVLRRRSMRNMMGTLLLSAGTPMLTGGDELGRTQEGNNNCYCQDSPLSWVNWDLETWQRDMVATTRFLIHMRHAHPVVRPDRFATGQVLEGDTIPDLSWFGGDGEQIDAVSWHDPHVRVVQMLRSGRPWGDQDLLVIVNGSLDQAEVLLPDAHGTDWHLAWDSSWSAPQPHTSPFSMARRVSRPSPEPGAEAAGARAGGGQEGRQAPTAVHNCRQDRPGDVTSLDALSLRVYFSGEPLQTLAPSGPAD